The sequence below is a genomic window from Bactrocera neohumeralis isolate Rockhampton chromosome 4, APGP_CSIRO_Bneo_wtdbg2-racon-allhic-juicebox.fasta_v2, whole genome shotgun sequence.
gtttttgttttttaattgtattgatGGCACCAAATTTAAACCAActttaaagaaatcaaaaatctttaaaatagtaAAGTAATAGTTCTAGCTTCAGATAACTtaccaattattttataataactatgTATTTTGGTTTAAAACGTTTGGAACACACTCCGGCTAATTTGATTTGATTGCTTTGATTGCAAAGTTtaaaccatttattttttaattttataacttttggaaattgaaaaacGGTTGTTTTTCGTCATCCGTTTTATTGGAAATGAAAACCGAGCAAAGAATTGTGCAAAAATAACGGAACCGAggcaacaatttatttttttattttattattgtacgAACTATAATTGACATTGACATAATAAATAACGTTTATAATgtaaataatgataaaattgtacatacatatatacatacatatcttttaTTGCGCTGATTTCATTTTCTGGagtaaagaatttttaaattttaagaatggGTTTTCTTTATAGCcgttaaaagttttttaaaagatGAAATATAAATGATGACAGCCTCCtcaaatgtgcatatgtaagaCAATCAATTAGTAAACAATTGTTAAATTGCTGATTAAAATTTCTacgcataattatttttaaattttttatgcagaatactcgtatatgtattattatattttttacttattaatgatttgttgcttttttacttattaataattataatgtgCGCGCATTTCATGGGATGCGCCTCTGATTGCCTGTCAAAAATTTGTTGGTATTCTTTGCACAACCCTTCGCTacaatagtttttgttttttctatctGTAGGCTTATCTACTGCTGACCTTAACCGCGACAATTGCGACATGTGTATATAGAAACGAAATACATTCATGTATATTCATTGAACTACATTTTCCGCAGACTCTTTTTCGTTTTGGTCACTGCGAGTAACACAATTTGGAAGTCAACACAATGCTACATATTAAATGCAAGGACACTGACCTAGAACCAATAGCCGTTAAGGTAATTTGGAATTATTTCAACCAAAGAAACTTAgtgatttaaattttgatgtgGTGATAACGAAATATAATTTATCAGATTGGTATAATTGGTGGTAGCGGTCTCGATGATCCGGATATTTTAGAAAATCGTAAGGAGACCGAAGTCAAGACACCATTCGGCAGCACATCAGATGTCTTGATCGAAGGTGAAATTGGAGGCGTAAAGTGCGTACTATTGGCACGTCACGGTCGCAAACACAACATTATGCCAACTAACGTGAATTATCGTGCCAACATTTGGGCCATGCGTGAAGTTGGCTGCACACATTTAATTGTATCAACCGCGTGCGGCTCATTGCGTGAAGAAATCCATCCTGGGGATTTGGTAATACCAAATGACTTCATTGATCGAACCACGAAACGTGCACAAACCTTTTACGATGGTGGTGCGGAAAGTCCGCTTGGTGTTTGTCATTTAAGTATGTTCCCATGTTTTAGTGAACGTGTGAGATCGATGTTAGTTGCCGCAGCCAAAGAGTTGGATTACAGCGTACATGATAAGGCAACCATTGTAACAATTGAAGGACCACGTTTTTCTTCACGATCTGAGAGTAACATGTTCCGCCAATGGGGCGGTGATCTTATTAATATGACCACTTGTCCCGAAGTTGTATTAGCCAAAGAAGCTGGTCTATTATATGGTTCCGTGGCGATTGCAACCGATTACGACTGCTGGCGCATGGGTTGCGAAGGTGTTAATGTCCAAGATGTGTTGAAGACCTTCTCCGCCAATGTTGTCAaggtaaaacaaatattaatgaagGCCGTGCAGAATATAGCCAAAGAA
It includes:
- the LOC126756920 gene encoding S-methyl-5'-thioadenosine phosphorylase, producing the protein MLHIKCKDTDLEPIAVKIGIIGGSGLDDPDILENRKETEVKTPFGSTSDVLIEGEIGGVKCVLLARHGRKHNIMPTNVNYRANIWAMREVGCTHLIVSTACGSLREEIHPGDLVIPNDFIDRTTKRAQTFYDGGAESPLGVCHLSMFPCFSERVRSMLVAAAKELDYSVHDKATIVTIEGPRFSSRSESNMFRQWGGDLINMTTCPEVVLAKEAGLLYGSVAIATDYDCWRMGCEGVNVQDVLKTFSANVVKVKQILMKAVQNIAKEDWTEDILDAKECVCKNTMSGAM